A portion of the Rhodanobacter sp. AS-Z3 genome contains these proteins:
- the atpG gene encoding F0F1 ATP synthase subunit gamma — MASGREIKTKIKSTQNMRKVTRALEMVSAAKIRRAQDLMKASRPYARSMRKVIAHVAQASTDFSHPFLTQRDNVARVGFIVVSTDRGLCGGLNSNLFRRLLPAILEWQNKGVQVDVVAVGQKAVAFFRRLKGVNLIGSVTHLGEKPKLEQLVGVIKVMMDAYTSNGLDRVFLAYNDFVNTMTQKPTIDALLPLPLVATEMEAHQAAGESAYAGVKLESSHDWDYIYEPDAQTVLEHVLGRYIESVVYQAALENLASEHAARMVAMKSASDNANKVIGELTLVYNKARQAAITQEISEIVGGAAAV; from the coding sequence ATGGCCAGCGGACGCGAAATCAAAACCAAGATCAAGAGCACGCAGAACATGCGCAAGGTGACGCGCGCGCTCGAAATGGTCTCTGCCGCCAAGATCCGTCGTGCGCAGGACCTGATGAAGGCCTCGCGTCCGTATGCCCGTTCGATGCGTAAAGTGATCGCGCACGTCGCCCAGGCCAGTACCGATTTCAGCCATCCGTTTCTGACTCAGCGCGACAACGTGGCGCGAGTCGGTTTCATCGTGGTGTCGACCGATCGTGGTCTGTGCGGCGGCCTCAATTCCAACCTGTTCCGTCGTCTGCTGCCGGCCATTCTCGAATGGCAGAACAAGGGTGTGCAGGTCGATGTGGTGGCGGTGGGTCAGAAGGCGGTGGCGTTCTTCCGTCGCCTCAAGGGCGTCAACCTGATCGGCAGCGTCACGCACCTGGGCGAGAAGCCCAAGCTGGAGCAGCTGGTTGGCGTGATCAAGGTGATGATGGACGCCTATACGTCCAACGGTCTGGATCGCGTGTTTCTGGCGTACAACGACTTCGTCAACACCATGACGCAGAAGCCGACCATCGACGCGCTGCTGCCGCTGCCGCTGGTGGCGACGGAAATGGAAGCGCATCAGGCGGCTGGCGAATCGGCTTATGCCGGTGTGAAGCTGGAGTCGAGCCACGATTGGGACTACATCTACGAACCCGATGCGCAGACCGTGCTGGAGCACGTGCTGGGTCGTTACATCGAGTCGGTGGTGTACCAGGCCGCGCTGGAGAACCTTGCCAGTGAGCATGCTGCCCGGATGGTGGCGATGAAGAGCGCGTCCGACAACGCGAACAAGGTGATCGGTGAATTGACGCTGGTTTACAACAAGGCGCGTCAGGCCGCGATCACCCAGGAAATTTCCGAAATTGTAGGTGGCGCCGCAGCGGTTTGA
- the atpA gene encoding F0F1 ATP synthase subunit alpha yields the protein MSSTTLNPSEISELIKSRIEQFKLGAEARNEGTIISVSDGIVRIHGLADVMQGEMIELPGNSFALALNLERDSVGAVVLGEYQHLREGDTAKTTGRILEVPVGPELLGRVVDALGNPIDGKGPLNAKLTAEVEKVAPGVIWRKSVDQPLQTGYKSVDAMIPVGRGQRELIIGDRQTGKTALAIDAIIAQKDSGVKCIYVAIGQKRSSVANVVRKLEAHGALAHTIVVVASASESAALQYVAPYSGCAMGEFFRDRGEDALIVYDDLSKQAVAYRQISLLLKRPPGREAYPGDVFYLHSRLLERASRVSEEYVEKFTNGEVKGKTGSLTALPIIETQGGDVSAFVPTNVISITDGQIFLETDLFNAGIRPAVNAGVSVSRVGGAAQTKIVKKLSGGVKLALAQYRELAAFAQFASDLDPATRAQLDRGQRVVELMKQGQYAPLSIAELALSVYAAEKGYLDDLPVNKVLAFEKGLHAFMHQNHADLMKTIVDTGNWDKDIEATFKASLDEYKKTGSW from the coding sequence ATGTCCAGCACCACTTTGAATCCGTCCGAGATCAGCGAACTGATCAAGAGCCGCATCGAGCAGTTCAAGCTCGGCGCGGAAGCGCGTAACGAGGGCACGATCATCAGCGTGTCCGACGGCATCGTGCGCATCCACGGCCTGGCCGATGTGATGCAGGGCGAAATGATCGAGCTGCCGGGCAACTCGTTTGCACTGGCGCTGAACCTGGAGCGCGACTCGGTCGGCGCGGTGGTGCTGGGTGAATACCAGCATCTGCGCGAAGGCGACACCGCCAAGACCACCGGCCGCATCCTCGAAGTGCCGGTCGGCCCCGAGTTGCTTGGTCGCGTCGTCGACGCGCTGGGCAACCCGATCGATGGCAAGGGTCCGCTCAACGCCAAGCTGACGGCCGAAGTCGAGAAGGTCGCGCCGGGCGTGATCTGGCGCAAGTCGGTCGACCAGCCGTTGCAGACCGGCTACAAGTCGGTCGATGCGATGATTCCGGTCGGTCGTGGCCAGCGCGAGCTGATCATCGGCGACCGCCAGACCGGCAAGACCGCGCTGGCGATCGACGCGATCATCGCGCAGAAGGATTCGGGCGTTAAGTGCATCTACGTCGCCATCGGCCAGAAGCGTTCGTCGGTAGCCAACGTGGTGCGCAAGCTGGAAGCGCACGGCGCGCTGGCGCACACCATCGTGGTGGTGGCCTCGGCTTCCGAGTCGGCCGCGCTGCAGTACGTCGCCCCGTATTCGGGTTGCGCGATGGGCGAGTTCTTCCGCGATCGTGGCGAAGACGCGCTGATCGTGTATGACGATCTTTCCAAGCAGGCCGTGGCATATCGTCAGATCTCGCTGCTGCTGAAGCGTCCGCCGGGCCGCGAAGCGTATCCGGGCGACGTGTTCTATCTCCACAGCCGTCTGCTCGAGCGCGCATCGCGCGTGTCCGAGGAATATGTCGAGAAGTTCACCAACGGTGAAGTGAAGGGCAAGACCGGTTCGCTGACCGCGCTGCCGATCATCGAGACCCAGGGCGGCGACGTTTCGGCGTTCGTGCCGACCAACGTGATCTCGATCACCGATGGCCAGATCTTCCTGGAAACCGATCTGTTCAACGCCGGTATCCGTCCGGCGGTGAACGCCGGTGTCTCGGTGTCCCGCGTCGGCGGCGCCGCGCAGACCAAAATCGTGAAGAAGCTGTCCGGCGGTGTGAAGCTGGCACTGGCGCAGTACCGCGAGCTCGCTGCGTTCGCGCAGTTCGCCTCGGATCTGGACCCGGCCACCCGCGCCCAGCTGGATCGTGGTCAGCGCGTGGTCGAGTTGATGAAGCAGGGCCAGTACGCGCCGCTGTCGATCGCCGAGCTTGCGCTGTCGGTGTACGCCGCTGAAAAGGGTTACCTCGACGACCTGCCGGTGAACAAGGTGCTGGCGTTCGAGAAGGGCCTGCACGCGTTCATGCACCAGAACCACGCCGACCTGATGAAGACCATCGTCGACACCGGCAACTGGGACAAGGACATCGAAGCCACCTTCAAGGCTTCGCTGGACGAGTACAAGAAAACCGGTAGCTGGTGA
- a CDS encoding F0F1 ATP synthase subunit delta, protein MAQAITLARPYARAAFEVAHAAGTLASWSQSLAFAAAVAGDALVAGLGNDPRVLPAQLVALHLPAGVTVDAPFGQFLTEMAEQRRLALLPEVAELFEMLKRESESQLLVKVTSAMTLDPAQSEQLKASLKRRFKREIELETTVDASLLAGVVIDTGTEVIDGSARGRLAQLAGALSH, encoded by the coding sequence ATGGCACAGGCAATCACTCTCGCCCGTCCGTACGCCCGCGCCGCGTTTGAAGTGGCGCATGCGGCCGGTACGCTGGCTTCGTGGTCGCAGTCGCTGGCGTTTGCGGCGGCGGTGGCAGGCGATGCGCTCGTCGCCGGTCTCGGTAACGACCCGCGGGTGCTGCCCGCTCAGCTGGTGGCCTTGCATCTGCCGGCCGGTGTGACCGTCGATGCGCCATTCGGCCAGTTCCTGACCGAGATGGCCGAGCAGCGTCGTCTGGCTCTGTTGCCGGAAGTGGCGGAGTTGTTCGAAATGCTCAAGCGCGAATCCGAGTCGCAGCTGCTGGTCAAGGTGACCAGCGCGATGACTCTGGATCCGGCGCAGTCCGAGCAGTTGAAGGCTTCGTTGAAGCGCCGTTTCAAGCGTGAGATCGAACTGGAAACCACGGTCGATGCCTCGCTGCTGGCCGGCGTGGTGATTGATACCGGCACGGAAGTGATCGACGGTTCGGCGCGCGGACGTCTCGCGCAGCTGGCCGGCGCCCTCAGCCACTAA
- a CDS encoding F0F1 ATP synthase subunit B — protein MLPNGTLIGEMISFAILIWFSVHFIWPHINKAIEDRQVKIAEGLNAAERAHAELKSADVKVAGEIKQARLQASEIIDKAQQQANQIIDKARGEAVSEINRLKAAAQDDIASMAQRARDQLREQVSALAVQGASKIVQREVDASTHKALLDQLAAGL, from the coding sequence ATGCTTCCCAACGGCACTCTGATTGGCGAAATGATTTCGTTCGCCATCCTGATCTGGTTCAGCGTCCACTTCATCTGGCCGCACATCAACAAGGCCATTGAAGACCGCCAGGTCAAGATCGCCGAAGGCCTGAATGCCGCCGAGCGCGCCCATGCCGAGCTGAAGAGCGCGGACGTAAAGGTGGCTGGCGAAATCAAGCAGGCTCGCCTGCAGGCTTCGGAGATCATCGACAAGGCTCAGCAACAGGCCAATCAGATCATCGACAAGGCCCGTGGCGAAGCGGTCAGCGAGATCAACCGGCTGAAGGCTGCGGCGCAGGACGATATCGCCTCGATGGCGCAGCGTGCTCGTGACCAGCTGCGCGAGCAGGTGAGTGCGCTGGCCGTGCAGGGTGCCAGCAAGATCGTGCAGCGCGAGGTAGATGCCTCGACGCACAAGGCCTTGCTCGACCAGCTCGCCGCAGGTCTCTGA
- the atpE gene encoding F0F1 ATP synthase subunit C produces the protein MEHLVQFAQIQGFTAIALGLIIGFGALGACIGIGIMGSKFLEAAARQPELVPLLQGRMFLLAGLIDAAFLIGVALAMYFAVANPLLGAVLTAAGKGQ, from the coding sequence GTGGAACATCTCGTCCAGTTTGCACAAATCCAGGGCTTCACCGCCATCGCGCTCGGCCTGATCATCGGTTTTGGTGCGCTCGGCGCCTGTATCGGTATCGGCATCATGGGTTCCAAGTTTCTTGAAGCCGCTGCGCGTCAGCCGGAGCTGGTGCCGCTGCTGCAGGGCCGCATGTTCCTGCTGGCCGGTCTGATCGACGCCGCGTTCCTGATCGGTGTGGCGCTGGCGATGTACTTCGCCGTGGCCAACCCGCTGCTGGGCGCCGTGCTGACGGCTGCTGGCAAGGGTCAGTAA
- the atpB gene encoding F0F1 ATP synthase subunit A, with translation MASEPTGGLTDYIQHHLTHLTPHASEGGFWAVHIDSMTVSLALGVLFCAWFWLKARKATAGVPGKGQAFVEIILEFVDGQVKDVFHGDRRVLGPLALTVFVWVFLMNAMDLLPVDLIPWITEMFGVEHFRAVPTADTSMTFAMSITVFVLIIFYSFKAKGFSGYMSEMFTAPFGKHPLLWIPNFALNLVELLSKPVSLAMRLFGNMYAGELVFMLIAGLFSAGAGAAGWALYGMGIIGYTVWGIFHILIISIQAFIFMVLTIVYISMAHEHH, from the coding sequence ATGGCAAGCGAGCCGACTGGCGGTCTTACCGACTACATTCAGCACCATCTCACGCACCTGACCCCGCATGCCAGCGAGGGTGGGTTCTGGGCGGTACATATCGACTCGATGACCGTGTCGCTGGCGCTGGGCGTGTTGTTCTGCGCGTGGTTCTGGTTGAAGGCGCGCAAGGCCACGGCCGGCGTGCCAGGCAAGGGGCAGGCGTTTGTCGAGATCATCCTCGAATTCGTCGATGGCCAGGTCAAAGACGTGTTCCACGGCGATCGCCGCGTGTTGGGTCCGCTGGCGCTGACCGTGTTTGTCTGGGTATTCCTGATGAACGCGATGGATCTGTTGCCTGTCGATCTGATTCCGTGGATCACCGAAATGTTTGGCGTCGAGCACTTTCGTGCTGTACCCACCGCGGATACCAGCATGACGTTCGCGATGTCGATCACCGTGTTCGTGTTGATCATTTTCTACAGCTTCAAGGCGAAGGGCTTCAGCGGCTACATGAGCGAGATGTTCACCGCCCCTTTCGGCAAGCATCCACTGCTCTGGATTCCCAATTTCGCGCTGAATCTGGTTGAGTTGCTGTCCAAGCCGGTCAGCCTGGCGATGCGACTGTTCGGCAACATGTATGCAGGCGAGCTGGTGTTCATGCTGATCGCCGGCCTGTTCAGCGCCGGTGCCGGCGCGGCTGGCTGGGCGTTGTACGGCATGGGCATCATCGGCTACACGGTGTGGGGCATCTTCCACATCCTGATCATCTCGATCCAGGCATTCATCTTCATGGTGCTGACGATTGTGTACATCTCGATGGCGCACGAGCACCACTGA
- a CDS encoding phasin family protein, producing the protein MTQQFNNQLFAFTKQFSDSAFKAQSLALKGLETVAELQLKALEEQSRISAQFVADAMETRDMDGLRTLWEKGSSLSRENAERAVAVSQEVIAVTQKTTESLNALVQEQRQAANDAVATPVAAKKAAAK; encoded by the coding sequence ATGACTCAGCAATTCAACAACCAGCTTTTCGCTTTCACCAAGCAGTTCTCCGATAGCGCGTTCAAGGCGCAGTCGCTGGCCTTGAAGGGTCTGGAGACGGTCGCCGAGCTGCAGCTCAAGGCGCTCGAGGAGCAGTCCAGGATCTCCGCCCAGTTCGTCGCCGACGCGATGGAAACCCGTGACATGGACGGTCTGCGTACCTTGTGGGAGAAGGGCAGCAGCCTGAGCCGCGAGAACGCCGAGCGTGCTGTGGCCGTGTCGCAGGAAGTGATTGCGGTGACCCAGAAGACCACCGAGTCGCTGAATGCGCTCGTGCAGGAACAGCGTCAGGCTGCCAATGACGCGGTTGCCACGCCGGTGGCCGCCAAGAAGGCTGCCGCCAAGTAA
- a CDS encoding 3'-5' exonuclease — protein MFDQPIVMLDFETTGLSPVAGDRITEVAALRIVGGVVAERYVTLVNCGVRIPSFITALTGISQRMIDGAPAVAQVLPQLLDFIGDDALAAHNAGFDARFLLAESERLGLSPRHRGLICSLKLARRMLPGRGSYKLGELAHALNISYRGAAHRAEADAEVSTRLLLHIGESMQRRYRCQAIAPSLLEAINRQSAAKVPDFLGRAFAGH, from the coding sequence TTGTTCGACCAACCGATTGTGATGCTCGACTTCGAGACCACCGGCCTCAGCCCGGTGGCGGGCGATCGCATCACTGAAGTGGCAGCGTTGCGGATTGTCGGCGGGGTGGTGGCCGAGCGCTATGTGACGCTGGTCAATTGTGGTGTGCGCATTCCCTCCTTCATCACCGCGTTGACAGGCATCTCGCAGCGGATGATCGATGGCGCGCCGGCCGTCGCTCAAGTGTTGCCCCAGTTGCTGGATTTTATCGGTGACGATGCGCTGGCGGCGCACAACGCCGGCTTCGATGCCAGGTTCTTGCTGGCCGAGAGCGAGCGACTGGGTTTGTCGCCGCGTCATCGTGGTTTGATCTGCTCGCTGAAACTGGCGCGCCGAATGTTGCCGGGGCGGGGTAGCTACAAATTGGGTGAGTTGGCGCACGCCTTGAACATCAGCTATCGCGGTGCGGCTCACCGAGCCGAGGCCGATGCCGAAGTGTCTACCCGCTTGTTGTTGCATATCGGGGAATCCATGCAGCGTCGTTACCGCTGCCAGGCGATTGCGCCGAGTCTGCTTGAGGCGATCAACCGGCAAAGTGCTGCCAAGGTGCCGGATTTCCTGGGCCGAGCGTTTGCCGGCCACTGA
- the queD gene encoding 6-carboxytetrahydropterin synthase QueD: MQIFKIFTLEAAHRLPNVPEGHKCARLHGHSFRVELHLTGDIGAESGWVMDFGDVKAVFQPIYDQLDHHYLNDIDGLENPTSERLAVWIWDRLKPALPLLSEVVVHETCTSGCRYRGA, encoded by the coding sequence ATGCAGATATTCAAGATATTTACTCTGGAAGCCGCCCATCGGCTGCCGAACGTGCCGGAAGGCCACAAGTGCGCGCGCCTGCATGGGCATTCGTTCCGGGTCGAGCTGCATCTGACTGGCGATATCGGTGCGGAGTCGGGTTGGGTGATGGATTTCGGCGATGTAAAGGCAGTGTTTCAGCCGATCTACGATCAGCTGGACCATCACTACCTCAATGACATTGACGGGCTGGAAAATCCCACCAGCGAGCGATTGGCGGTGTGGATCTGGGATCGGCTGAAGCCGGCGCTGCCACTGCTGTCTGAAGTGGTGGTGCATGAAACCTGCACGTCGGGCTGTCGCTACCGCGGAGCGTAG
- a CDS encoding NAD-dependent epimerase encodes MKILVTGTAGFIGSHVALRLLERGDEVIGIDNLSDYYDVHLKKARLARFAEHPSYTHVSADLSDRAAIESVFAQHRPQRVINLAAQAGVRYAAENPHIYVSTNVTGFLHVLEGCRHHDVEHLVYASTSSVYGADTQMPFSEHQPTEHPLTLYAASKKANEMMAHSYAHLYGLPCTGLRFFTVYGPWGRPDMALFLFTKAILAGEPIKVFNHGHHRRSFTYVDDIVEGVIRALDDVPAGNPAWNGMAPDPASSAAPYRIFNIGNEEPVELLRYIEILEQCLGRKAQMELLPLQAGDVPDTEADTSSLAAAVGYNPRVPVEVGVANFVRWYKDYYAVA; translated from the coding sequence ATGAAGATTCTCGTTACTGGTACTGCCGGCTTCATCGGCTCACACGTCGCGCTGCGCTTGCTCGAGCGTGGCGACGAGGTGATCGGCATCGATAATCTCAGCGACTACTACGACGTCCATCTGAAGAAGGCGCGCCTGGCGCGATTCGCCGAACATCCAAGCTATACGCATGTATCGGCGGACCTGTCCGATCGCGCGGCCATCGAGTCGGTATTTGCGCAGCATCGGCCGCAGCGGGTGATCAACCTGGCCGCGCAGGCCGGGGTTCGCTATGCGGCGGAGAATCCGCATATCTATGTGTCGACCAATGTCACCGGCTTCCTGCATGTGCTCGAAGGCTGCCGTCACCATGACGTCGAACATCTGGTGTATGCGTCCACCAGCTCGGTGTATGGCGCCGATACGCAGATGCCTTTTTCCGAGCATCAACCCACCGAGCATCCGCTTACCCTGTATGCGGCGTCCAAGAAAGCAAATGAAATGATGGCGCATAGTTATGCGCATCTTTACGGCCTGCCGTGCACCGGGTTGCGCTTCTTTACGGTGTATGGCCCGTGGGGCCGGCCGGACATGGCCTTGTTCCTGTTCACCAAGGCGATTCTTGCCGGCGAGCCCATCAAGGTCTTCAACCACGGTCATCACCGACGCAGCTTCACCTACGTCGACGACATCGTGGAGGGAGTTATCCGTGCGCTGGATGACGTTCCTGCCGGCAATCCTGCCTGGAATGGCATGGCGCCCGATCCAGCCTCAAGCGCGGCGCCTTACCGCATCTTCAATATCGGCAATGAAGAACCGGTGGAGCTGTTGCGCTACATCGAGATACTGGAGCAATGCCTCGGCCGCAAGGCGCAGATGGAGTTGTTGCCCCTGCAGGCGGGTGATGTGCCTGACACGGAAGCGGACACGTCCTCGCTGGCGGCGGCGGTGGGTTACAACCCGCGGGTACCGGTCGAGGTGGGCGTGGCGAATTTCGTGCGCTGGTACAAGGATTACTACGCCGTAGCGTGA